From the Desulfovibrio sp. JY genome, one window contains:
- the plsY gene encoding glycerol-3-phosphate 1-O-acyltransferase PlsY: protein MAHVAFLVLTYLVAAFPFGLAVAKASCGVDPRLAGSRNTGATNVARLCGTRYGVLTLVLDLLKGLLPVLVARAMHGGAVFMTLVIVVAVVGHMYSVFLYGKGGKGVATTIGVFLGAAPVAALVSVAACVLVIWATGFVSAGSLTLAVCLPVLLYWLGPCALTFAALVVAVLVIVKHRENISRLVAGQEKSWRKSR from the coding sequence ATTGCGCATGTTGCTTTCCTCGTGCTGACCTACCTTGTCGCGGCCTTTCCCTTCGGTCTGGCCGTGGCCAAGGCCTCTTGCGGTGTGGACCCCAGGCTTGCCGGCAGCCGCAACACCGGGGCCACCAATGTGGCGCGGCTTTGCGGCACGCGCTACGGCGTGCTGACCCTGGTCCTGGACCTGCTCAAGGGGCTGTTGCCGGTGCTGGTGGCCCGGGCCATGCACGGCGGCGCGGTCTTTATGACCCTGGTCATCGTCGTGGCCGTGGTCGGCCACATGTATTCGGTCTTTTTGTACGGCAAGGGCGGCAAGGGCGTGGCCACCACCATCGGTGTGTTTCTGGGCGCGGCTCCGGTTGCGGCGCTTGTGTCCGTGGCGGCCTGCGTGCTGGTCATCTGGGCCACGGGGTTCGTCTCCGCCGGTTCGCTGACGTTGGCCGTGTGCCTGCCGGTGCTTCTGTATTGGCTTGGTCCCTGCGCGTTGACCTTCGCCGCCCTGGTCGTGGCGGTGCTGGTCATCGTCAAGCATCGCGAGAACATCTCCCGGCTGGTGGCCGGGCAGGAAAAGTCCTGGCGTAAGAGCCGTTAA